From Streptomyces sp. Edi4, one genomic window encodes:
- a CDS encoding GH92 family glycosyl hydrolase — MLRCVPFPGSSARSRCLSALSALALFALGVVGLATAPAHAGTLALTQYVDPFIGTDDSNAPNPVPGGAGGSTYPGAVVPFGGVQFGPDTPTASPSGYRYKDTSVEDFSLTHFDGAGCPNNEDLPLLPVTGALGTSPGTHWTSYASGYTKANEVAKPGYYKTRLDRYATDVELSATTRTAMGKLTYPASTTSRLLIDTGRSATGNRAGTVRVNGSELTGSVTAGGFCGSSKTYQIYFDIRFDRAPTGFGTWSGDTVSDGSATASGNNTGAYVTFDTSTNATVQFKVGLSYVGVAGAQANLTAENNGWDFGAVRGAADDSWNRMLNRLQVSGGSATDRQKFYTALYHVLQSPNISSDVNGDYRGFDNAVHTSARPVYQNYSGWDIYRSWAALIALMAPAEAGDIAKSMVLDGQQGGLLPKWSQQTNEDFVMTGDPGPIIVSSMYAFGARDFDTAAALALMEKSSNGGTAQGEAIRGRQSTYTSLHYLDDPSDSLEYSASDFAVAQFAKALGDTASYTTHMTRAQWWRNTFNPESSYVQQRGSDGSWSWPLDPASPSTFTEGNASQYTWMVPYDFAGLINSMGGAPTAVQRLDHHFTEVNAGQSRPYYYIGNEPEHGVPWAYDFAGRPAGATDAVRKVMSESFTTGAGGLPGNDDLGATSAWYVWAALGMYPATPGADTLALHGPQFPSVLIQRAAGDITITTSGSGPYVQALTVNGASTSHSYLRYADVAGGATLAYTMGAAPSATWGTGASDAPPSFQDGAAPIPAAPDLGPDLALGKAATGSAPCTQSESADKAVDGSLANNSKWCSASANPSLQVDLGSVRDVSSFVVEHAGLGGENTGWNTSAFQIQTSTDGAAWTTAATVTGSRASRTYHPVAARTARYVRLVISGPANTGGGGSDAARVYELGVYGPSGGGRDLAIGQPATGSASCNATETPDKAVNGSVTGGTGDKWCSKASGDKTLQVDLGASHPLTSITVRHAGAGGESAAWDTKDFDLSVSPDGSAWTTAAQVRGNTADSTTTTVTGSARYARLTVLTPTQNGDTAARIYELEVNGT, encoded by the coding sequence GTGCTCCGCTGCGTGCCCTTCCCCGGATCCTCCGCCCGCTCCAGATGCCTCAGCGCCCTCAGCGCGCTCGCCCTCTTTGCCCTCGGCGTTGTCGGCCTCGCCACCGCCCCCGCCCACGCGGGAACGCTCGCGCTGACCCAGTACGTCGACCCGTTCATCGGCACCGACGACAGCAACGCCCCCAACCCCGTGCCCGGCGGCGCCGGCGGCAGCACCTACCCCGGGGCCGTGGTGCCCTTCGGCGGGGTGCAGTTCGGCCCCGACACCCCCACGGCCTCGCCCTCCGGCTACCGCTACAAGGACACCTCCGTCGAGGACTTCAGCCTCACCCACTTCGACGGCGCCGGCTGCCCCAACAACGAGGACCTGCCGCTGCTGCCGGTCACCGGCGCGCTCGGCACCTCGCCCGGCACCCACTGGACGAGTTACGCCTCCGGGTACACCAAGGCCAACGAGGTCGCCAAGCCCGGCTACTACAAGACCCGTCTCGACCGGTACGCCACCGACGTGGAGCTCTCCGCCACCACGCGCACCGCCATGGGCAAGCTGACCTATCCGGCCTCGACCACGTCCCGGCTGCTGATCGACACGGGCCGCAGCGCCACCGGAAACCGGGCCGGGACCGTGCGCGTCAACGGCAGCGAGCTGACCGGAAGCGTGACGGCGGGCGGATTCTGCGGCTCGTCCAAGACGTACCAGATCTACTTCGACATCCGCTTCGACCGTGCGCCGACCGGCTTTGGAACCTGGTCGGGCGACACGGTGAGCGACGGCTCGGCCACCGCGTCCGGGAACAACACCGGCGCCTACGTCACCTTCGACACGAGCACCAACGCCACGGTCCAGTTCAAGGTCGGCCTGTCCTACGTCGGCGTCGCCGGCGCACAGGCCAACCTGACCGCCGAGAACAACGGCTGGGACTTCGGCGCGGTGCGCGGGGCGGCCGACGACTCCTGGAACCGGATGCTCAACCGGCTCCAAGTCAGTGGCGGCAGCGCCACCGACCGGCAGAAGTTCTACACCGCCCTCTACCACGTCCTCCAGAGCCCCAACATCTCCAGTGACGTCAACGGCGACTACCGGGGGTTCGACAACGCCGTGCACACCTCGGCCAGACCGGTCTACCAGAACTACTCCGGCTGGGACATCTACCGCTCCTGGGCGGCGCTGATCGCCCTCATGGCGCCCGCCGAGGCCGGCGACATCGCCAAGTCGATGGTCCTTGACGGGCAGCAGGGCGGCCTCCTGCCCAAATGGTCGCAGCAGACCAACGAGGACTTCGTCATGACGGGCGACCCCGGACCGATCATCGTCAGCAGCATGTACGCCTTCGGAGCGCGCGACTTCGACACCGCCGCGGCGCTCGCCCTGATGGAGAAGTCCTCCAACGGCGGCACCGCGCAGGGCGAGGCCATACGGGGACGCCAGTCCACCTACACGAGCCTGCACTACCTCGACGATCCCTCCGACTCCCTGGAGTACTCCGCGTCCGACTTCGCGGTCGCCCAGTTCGCGAAGGCGCTCGGGGACACCGCGAGCTACACCACCCACATGACGCGCGCCCAGTGGTGGCGCAACACCTTCAACCCCGAGTCCTCCTATGTGCAGCAGCGGGGGAGCGACGGCTCGTGGAGCTGGCCACTCGACCCGGCGAGCCCGTCCACCTTCACGGAGGGCAACGCCTCCCAGTACACCTGGATGGTCCCCTACGACTTCGCCGGCCTGATCAACTCCATGGGCGGCGCGCCGACCGCCGTACAGCGCCTCGATCACCACTTCACCGAGGTCAACGCCGGCCAGAGCAGGCCCTACTACTACATAGGGAACGAGCCTGAGCACGGCGTCCCGTGGGCCTACGACTTCGCAGGCCGTCCCGCCGGCGCCACGGACGCGGTGCGCAAGGTGATGAGCGAGTCCTTCACCACCGGAGCGGGCGGACTGCCCGGCAACGACGACCTCGGTGCCACGTCCGCCTGGTATGTGTGGGCCGCGCTCGGCATGTACCCGGCGACCCCCGGCGCGGACACGCTCGCGCTGCACGGCCCCCAGTTTCCCTCCGTCCTGATCCAGCGGGCGGCCGGTGACATCACCATCACCACCTCCGGGTCCGGGCCCTATGTCCAGGCGCTCACCGTCAACGGCGCGTCCACCAGCCACAGTTACCTGCGCTACGCCGATGTCGCGGGCGGCGCGACGCTGGCCTACACCATGGGCGCGGCGCCCAGTGCCACCTGGGGCACCGGCGCGTCCGACGCGCCCCCGTCCTTCCAGGACGGCGCGGCCCCCATTCCCGCCGCACCGGACCTCGGCCCCGACCTCGCCCTCGGCAAGGCGGCGACCGGATCGGCGCCCTGCACGCAGTCGGAGTCGGCGGACAAGGCCGTGGACGGTTCGCTCGCCAACAACAGCAAGTGGTGCTCGGCCTCGGCGAACCCCTCGCTCCAGGTCGACCTCGGATCCGTCCGCGATGTGTCCTCGTTCGTGGTCGAGCACGCCGGACTCGGCGGCGAGAACACCGGCTGGAACACCAGTGCCTTCCAGATCCAGACCAGCACCGACGGCGCCGCCTGGACCACCGCGGCCACCGTCACCGGCTCGCGCGCGAGCCGCACCTACCATCCCGTGGCGGCCCGGACGGCCCGCTACGTACGCCTGGTGATCAGCGGGCCCGCCAATACCGGCGGCGGTGGGAGCGACGCGGCGCGCGTCTATGAGCTGGGGGTCTACGGGCCGAGCGGTGGCGGCCGGGACCTCGCGATCGGGCAGCCGGCGACGGGCTCCGCGTCCTGCAACGCCACGGAGACGCCCGACAAGGCGGTCAACGGCAGCGTCACCGGCGGGACCGGCGACAAGTGGTGTTCCAAGGCATCGGGCGACAAGACCCTCCAGGTCGATCTCGGCGCGTCCCATCCCCTGACCTCGATCACGGTGCGCCACGCGGGGGCCGGGGGCGAGAGCGCGGCCTGGGACACCAAGGACTTCGATCTGAGTGTGTCCCCGGACGGCAGCGCCTGGACCACGGCGGCCCAGGTCCGGGGCAACACCGCCGACTCCACGACCACCACCGTGACCGGTTCGGCCCGCTACGCGCGTCTGACCGTGCTCACCCCGACCCAGAACGGCGACACCGCGGCCCGCATATACGAGCTGGAGGTGAACGGCACCTGA
- a CDS encoding 2-oxoglutarate and iron-dependent oxygenase domain-containing protein, which translates to MSYVTTSQLPIIDLSAADRGPEARRLLRAQLHSAAHGVGFFQLVGHGVTDAETAALNDTMRAFFRLSEADRLAIDNVNSPHFRGYTRTGDERTGGSRDWRDQLDIGAERPARIPGPGEPAYWWLQGPNQWPGALPELRSAALTWIDRLSAVADKLLHELLAAIGAPEDFYDDVFGDQAHPHLKLVRYPGSAEDGTAQGVGAHKDYGFLTLLHQDTVGGLQVQREDGRFHDVPPLPGAFVVNLGELLEVATNGYLVATNHRVVSPPRATERFSVPFFYNPRLDARIEPLVFPYAAHAPGATADPANPLFAEYGRNELKGKLRAHPLVAARHHADLLLTEPPLAERPLAGAAPLS; encoded by the coding sequence ATGTCGTACGTGACGACCTCCCAGCTCCCCATCATCGACCTGTCGGCGGCCGACCGAGGCCCCGAGGCCCGCCGGCTGCTGCGCGCCCAGCTGCACAGCGCCGCCCACGGCGTCGGCTTCTTCCAGTTGGTCGGGCACGGCGTCACCGACGCCGAGACCGCCGCGCTCAATGACACGATGCGGGCATTCTTCCGGCTGTCAGAGGCGGACCGACTCGCCATCGACAACGTCAACTCGCCCCATTTCCGCGGCTATACCCGCACCGGGGACGAACGGACCGGCGGTTCGCGCGACTGGCGCGACCAGCTCGACATCGGCGCCGAGCGCCCCGCGCGCATACCCGGTCCCGGGGAGCCCGCGTACTGGTGGCTGCAAGGTCCCAACCAGTGGCCCGGCGCCCTTCCCGAGCTGCGGAGCGCGGCGCTCACCTGGATCGACCGGCTCAGCGCGGTCGCCGATAAGCTGCTCCACGAGCTGCTTGCGGCGATCGGGGCACCCGAGGACTTCTACGACGACGTCTTCGGCGACCAGGCCCATCCGCATCTGAAGCTGGTGCGCTACCCCGGCAGCGCCGAGGACGGCACCGCGCAGGGTGTGGGCGCCCACAAGGACTACGGCTTCCTGACCCTGCTCCACCAGGACACGGTGGGCGGCCTCCAGGTGCAGCGCGAGGACGGCCGCTTCCACGACGTGCCGCCGCTGCCCGGCGCTTTCGTCGTCAACCTGGGCGAGCTGCTGGAAGTGGCGACCAATGGCTACCTCGTCGCCACCAACCACCGGGTGGTGAGCCCGCCCCGGGCCACCGAGCGGTTCTCGGTGCCGTTCTTCTACAACCCGCGCCTCGACGCCCGGATCGAGCCGCTTGTCTTCCCGTACGCGGCCCACGCGCCCGGCGCGACCGCCGACCCGGCCAACCCGCTGTTCGCCGAGTACGGACGCAATGAGCTCAAGGGCAAGCTGCGCGCCCATCCCCTGGTCGCCGCCCGCCACCACGCGGACCTGCTGCTCACCGAGCCTCCGCTCGCCGAGCGTCCACTGGCCGGCGCCGCGCCGCTGTCATAA
- a CDS encoding zinc-binding dehydrogenase yields the protein MKAIRFAGAGRPLSLETVPDPEPGPGWVVVDIEAAGLCHSDLHIMSGMDLGDLTVKSPVTLGHEGAGVISSVGEGVGDFAVGDRVGIALVTHPVEEARFAPGVGHDGAFAERELAHVSTLVRIPDGVTFAEAAVATDSVATAYHAVRAAGSVRQGATVGVVGLGGLGLNGVRIAKLLGATVYGVDINPAAHGPAFEAGATACFQDTRELVAERPDVIVDFVGAATTTGPAVESVRPGGRVVLVGLGAAVASIPVASLVMRNVQLIGSLGASKEELREVYELIARGALKPAVQEVPFAELPAAMDRLARGEVRGRLYTRPRADLRVGAGTV from the coding sequence ATGAAGGCCATACGGTTCGCGGGCGCGGGACGGCCACTCAGCCTTGAGACGGTTCCCGACCCGGAGCCCGGTCCCGGCTGGGTGGTGGTCGACATCGAGGCCGCCGGCCTGTGCCACTCGGACCTGCACATCATGAGCGGCATGGACCTGGGCGACCTCACCGTGAAGTCGCCGGTCACCCTCGGCCATGAGGGAGCGGGAGTGATCTCCTCGGTCGGAGAGGGCGTGGGGGACTTCGCGGTGGGCGACCGGGTCGGGATCGCCCTGGTCACCCATCCCGTAGAGGAGGCCCGCTTCGCACCCGGGGTGGGACACGACGGAGCGTTCGCCGAGCGGGAACTGGCCCATGTGTCCACGCTGGTGCGCATCCCCGACGGTGTGACCTTCGCCGAGGCCGCCGTCGCCACCGACTCGGTGGCCACCGCCTACCACGCCGTGCGCGCCGCCGGTTCGGTGCGTCAGGGCGCCACGGTGGGTGTCGTGGGCCTGGGCGGCCTCGGCCTGAACGGCGTACGGATCGCCAAGCTGCTCGGGGCGACGGTGTACGGGGTCGACATCAACCCCGCCGCCCACGGCCCGGCGTTCGAGGCCGGCGCCACCGCGTGCTTCCAGGACACCCGGGAGCTCGTGGCCGAACGCCCCGATGTGATCGTGGACTTCGTCGGCGCCGCGACCACGACGGGCCCCGCCGTGGAGAGCGTGCGCCCCGGAGGACGTGTGGTGCTGGTCGGTCTCGGCGCCGCCGTCGCCTCCATACCCGTCGCGTCCCTGGTGATGCGCAACGTCCAGCTGATCGGCTCGCTCGGCGCGAGCAAGGAGGAACTGCGGGAGGTGTACGAACTCATCGCGCGCGGGGCGCTGAAGCCGGCGGTGCAGGAGGTTCCGTTCGCCGAACTCCCGGCGGCGATGGACCGGTTGGCCCGGGGCGAAGTCCGGGGCCGCCTCTACACCCGGCCGCGCGCCGACCTGCGGGTGGGGGCGGGGACCGTCTGA
- a CDS encoding Imm49 family immunity protein: MRIERHDVDATALAAAEASFAERIAGDVHRMRHDEHPARGWWSVAGAFLDYLGAQSLRSPALEGKDAQAALGSAAAAALAALELTLFPGRPVDVFIDYAGVGVSYGGEFERCDARARKQEDGHIHTGAWLDGLYLAVLAQVSDHNADTFTVGTVPWRGHEGRADVALVHALMAYVFAHEEASGGAPTPGPVRDVEKCALIDMVIATLGEGDDLPGHRAALATLRALAVGDENNFVRCLAAQLEQHRGRALSGTRGVPDVTGDLGGTEGPGVTEGTGVTRDMGAAGGRAAPRGLLPLDAMALMALAHRRQGWGAGIESGYLPRAVVTGFAPARPRVRAYGRGKRADAVAALTEGPLEVERPPHPLAARATDLSRYDVCAAREMARFHDPDEDPKALTRDLTSLMSDQRRRFLAWATFDADTPNRRDAPNRPDKGGSRRKEDAIKEALLLGAEAGAGALRVARAEPGTEVEVSVGGTTRTLPAWRGSYRPNPHQWQQATALALVVGARGPLADCVLIEPEFFDEGERPSPGGAYCAALHDYLRGVDPEPATDRAVESLARAAGSAFLPPPILLLSQLVQGDRQGFALALADALEEHREHYTVGKRGEDPEAAVNLDVLGLACHAHRIGWSIPLRSAYLPEGLFR; encoded by the coding sequence GTGCGGATCGAACGGCATGACGTCGACGCGACGGCGCTGGCCGCCGCGGAGGCCAGCTTCGCGGAGCGGATCGCGGGGGACGTGCACCGGATGCGACACGACGAACATCCGGCCCGGGGCTGGTGGTCGGTGGCCGGTGCCTTCCTGGACTATCTGGGCGCGCAGTCCCTGCGATCACCCGCACTTGAGGGCAAGGACGCGCAGGCGGCGCTGGGCTCCGCTGCCGCTGCGGCCCTGGCGGCCCTTGAACTGACGCTCTTTCCCGGGCGCCCGGTGGACGTGTTCATCGACTACGCCGGGGTGGGCGTGTCGTACGGCGGCGAGTTCGAGAGATGCGACGCACGGGCCCGGAAACAGGAAGACGGACATATCCACACCGGAGCCTGGCTGGACGGGCTGTATCTGGCAGTCCTCGCCCAGGTGTCGGACCACAACGCCGACACCTTCACCGTGGGGACTGTGCCGTGGCGTGGCCATGAGGGGCGCGCCGATGTCGCTCTCGTCCACGCGTTGATGGCGTATGTCTTCGCGCACGAGGAAGCGTCGGGCGGCGCGCCGACACCCGGGCCGGTGCGTGACGTCGAGAAGTGCGCGCTGATCGACATGGTAATCGCGACGCTCGGCGAAGGGGACGACCTGCCGGGCCACCGAGCCGCCCTCGCCACCCTGCGCGCCTTGGCCGTGGGTGATGAGAACAACTTCGTACGGTGCCTTGCGGCGCAGTTGGAGCAGCACCGCGGCCGCGCGCTCTCCGGAACCCGGGGCGTCCCGGATGTCACCGGAGATCTCGGTGGCACCGAAGGCCCTGGTGTCACCGAAGGCACTGGTGTCACCAGGGACATGGGCGCCGCCGGTGGAAGGGCCGCGCCGCGCGGTCTGCTCCCCCTGGATGCCATGGCGCTCATGGCGCTGGCCCACCGCAGGCAGGGCTGGGGCGCCGGTATCGAATCCGGCTATCTGCCCCGAGCCGTGGTGACCGGCTTCGCCCCGGCCCGGCCCCGGGTACGGGCCTACGGCAGGGGCAAGCGTGCCGACGCCGTGGCCGCGCTCACCGAGGGCCCGTTGGAAGTGGAGCGGCCCCCGCACCCTCTGGCGGCGCGGGCCACGGACCTTTCGCGGTACGACGTGTGCGCCGCGAGGGAGATGGCGCGCTTTCACGACCCCGATGAGGATCCGAAGGCACTCACCAGGGATCTGACCTCGCTCATGTCGGATCAGCGGCGGCGCTTCCTCGCGTGGGCGACGTTCGATGCGGACACGCCGAACAGGCGGGACGCGCCGAACAGGCCCGACAAGGGGGGCTCCCGCCGGAAGGAGGATGCGATCAAGGAGGCGCTGCTGCTCGGCGCCGAGGCGGGCGCGGGCGCCCTGCGGGTGGCGCGGGCCGAGCCGGGCACGGAAGTGGAGGTCTCGGTGGGCGGCACCACACGCACGCTGCCGGCGTGGCGTGGTTCCTACCGTCCCAATCCGCACCAGTGGCAACAGGCCACGGCCTTGGCCCTGGTCGTCGGGGCACGCGGGCCGCTGGCCGACTGCGTGCTGATCGAGCCCGAGTTCTTCGACGAGGGGGAGCGGCCGTCACCGGGCGGGGCGTACTGCGCGGCGCTCCACGACTATCTGCGCGGCGTCGATCCGGAGCCCGCGACGGACCGCGCCGTGGAATCACTGGCCCGCGCGGCCGGCTCCGCCTTCCTGCCCCCGCCGATACTCCTGCTGTCCCAGCTCGTCCAGGGCGACCGGCAGGGTTTCGCCCTCGCCCTCGCGGACGCCCTGGAGGAACACCGCGAGCACTACACCGTGGGAAAGCGGGGTGAGGATCCGGAGGCCGCCGTCAACCTCGATGTGCTGGGGCTCGCCTGCCATGCCCACCGCATCGGCTGGTCCATCCCGCTACGGTCCGCCTATCTGCCCGAGGGGTTGTTCCGGTAG
- a CDS encoding GNAT family N-acetyltransferase gives MAETITTVRVDLVPLRVDHAEEMAVVLSDPALHAFTGGAPDTPGALRERYQRLGAGSPDPAVSWLNWVIRIRDEKHLAGTVQATIGHFDGGARAEIAWVVGTPWQGRGVATEAARALVAWLGRQDVRTVMAHIHPEHHASAAVAAACGLAPGDEWQDGERRWLRRTG, from the coding sequence ATGGCCGAGACCATCACCACCGTCCGCGTCGACCTCGTGCCGCTGCGCGTCGACCACGCCGAGGAGATGGCGGTCGTGCTGTCGGACCCGGCGCTGCACGCCTTCACCGGCGGCGCCCCGGACACCCCTGGGGCGCTGCGCGAGCGCTACCAACGCCTGGGCGCGGGATCCCCCGACCCGGCGGTGAGCTGGCTGAACTGGGTGATCCGGATCCGTGACGAGAAGCACCTGGCCGGGACCGTGCAAGCCACGATCGGGCACTTCGACGGCGGCGCTCGCGCCGAGATCGCGTGGGTGGTGGGGACGCCCTGGCAGGGCCGGGGTGTCGCCACCGAAGCGGCCCGGGCGCTGGTGGCATGGCTCGGCCGGCAGGACGTACGGACGGTGATGGCGCACATCCACCCCGAGCACCACGCGTCCGCCGCCGTGGCCGCCGCGTGCGGGCTCGCGCCGGGCGACGAGTGGCAGGACGGCGAGCGCCGATGGCTGCGCCGCACGGGCTGA
- a CDS encoding polyprenyl synthetase family protein has protein sequence MARQTAAHTGTPRAAPSGPAAPHRPAAPGAAASLARCRDLVEPALRRAVRGLHPAPCRIASHAFGWCEPDGTPSAGGGGKGVRPALVVLAAEAVGARAEVAVPGAVAIELIHTFSLMHDDIMDGDGRRRNRDSAWKAFGTGPALLAGDALFALGVRTLAEVGGARGGEAVRQLTATLGESVHGQADDEAFETRPWTGPNAVGLGEYRAMADRKTGALLGCATALGPVLAGAPSPLTAALTGAGRQWGLAFQAIDDVLGIWGEPSVTGKPVHSDLRRAKKTLPLLGAMTMDPAFGTRLERLIKEGDLADDACLRQVADLVEKSGGRAYALREARARVAAAREHLRGVPLAAAAVDELLALSQLFLDRRV, from the coding sequence ATGGCACGGCAGACCGCTGCGCACACCGGCACGCCCCGCGCCGCGCCATCGGGACCGGCCGCCCCGCACCGCCCCGCCGCGCCAGGAGCCGCGGCGAGCCTCGCGCGCTGCCGTGACCTGGTCGAGCCGGCGCTGCGCAGGGCGGTGCGCGGGCTGCACCCCGCCCCGTGCCGCATCGCCTCGCACGCGTTCGGATGGTGCGAGCCGGACGGCACGCCGAGCGCCGGGGGCGGGGGCAAGGGAGTCAGGCCGGCGCTCGTGGTCCTCGCGGCGGAGGCGGTGGGCGCACGCGCGGAGGTGGCGGTCCCGGGGGCGGTGGCGATCGAACTGATCCACACCTTCTCCCTGATGCACGACGACATCATGGACGGAGACGGCCGCAGACGAAACCGCGACAGCGCCTGGAAAGCCTTTGGTACGGGGCCCGCACTGCTGGCAGGGGACGCGCTGTTCGCCCTCGGGGTCCGTACGCTGGCCGAGGTCGGCGGCGCGCGCGGCGGTGAAGCCGTCCGTCAACTCACCGCCACGCTCGGGGAGTCGGTGCATGGGCAGGCCGATGACGAGGCGTTCGAGACGCGGCCGTGGACCGGGCCGAACGCCGTGGGTCTGGGGGAGTACCGGGCCATGGCGGACCGCAAGACGGGCGCGCTGCTCGGCTGCGCCACGGCGCTCGGGCCTGTCCTCGCGGGCGCGCCGTCCCCGCTCACGGCGGCGCTCACCGGGGCCGGACGGCAGTGGGGCCTCGCCTTCCAGGCCATCGACGACGTCCTCGGGATCTGGGGCGAGCCGTCCGTCACCGGCAAGCCCGTCCACAGCGACCTGCGGCGCGCGAAGAAGACACTGCCCCTCCTCGGGGCGATGACCATGGACCCAGCCTTCGGCACCCGCCTCGAACGGCTCATCAAGGAGGGCGACTTGGCCGATGACGCGTGTCTGCGCCAGGTCGCCGACCTCGTCGAGAAGTCGGGCGGCCGGGCGTACGCCCTGCGCGAGGCCCGCGCCAGGGTGGCCGCGGCGCGCGAGCATCTGCGGGGGGTGCCGCTCGCGGCGGCCGCCGTGGACGAACTCCTCGCCCTGTCGCAACTCTTCCTCGACCGCCGGGTGTGA
- a CDS encoding LacI family DNA-binding transcriptional regulator, with the protein MKRPTMKDVARAAGVSPMTVSRAVSGEPGVSPDTAARVEQAVRQLGYQRNDNARNLRRKSPRTSTIGLVVDDLANPFYALMARSVEDEAHRRGFLVLVGSTNDEPGREREVIAAFTARQVDGLILVPTNGGHAFLRQPMAGGTCVVCVDRPAKGLAVDTVTVDNRAGAKRAVSHLLGQGHTRVAYLGDRFDIWTQRERHAGYLDALSSHGIPEDAALVRHGLRSQSDAGAALAELRALPSPPTALFTTNDLITMGVMDGLGGPDPVALVGFDDFPLADRLSPPLSVVSQDPVALGATAAGLLFSRIDGDRSAPRSVVLLTRLIVRGHPRPGERRPGLPEQPLGQIGGP; encoded by the coding sequence GTGAAGCGCCCGACGATGAAGGACGTGGCCCGCGCGGCGGGCGTGAGCCCCATGACCGTCTCGCGCGCGGTCTCGGGCGAGCCGGGGGTATCGCCGGACACCGCGGCCCGAGTCGAGCAGGCCGTACGGCAGTTGGGCTATCAGCGCAATGACAACGCCCGCAATCTGCGGCGGAAGAGTCCCCGCACGTCCACCATCGGGCTCGTCGTGGACGACCTGGCCAACCCGTTCTACGCGCTCATGGCCCGCTCCGTCGAGGACGAGGCCCACCGGCGCGGCTTCCTCGTTCTGGTCGGCAGCACCAACGACGAACCCGGCAGGGAACGCGAGGTCATAGCCGCCTTCACCGCCCGTCAGGTGGACGGCCTGATCCTGGTCCCGACCAACGGGGGTCACGCCTTCCTCAGACAGCCGATGGCGGGCGGCACCTGTGTCGTCTGCGTCGACCGGCCCGCCAAGGGGCTGGCCGTCGACACCGTGACCGTCGACAACCGCGCGGGCGCAAAGCGGGCGGTGAGCCATCTGCTCGGCCAGGGACACACCCGCGTCGCCTATCTCGGCGACCGGTTCGACATCTGGACCCAGCGGGAACGGCACGCCGGCTATCTCGACGCGCTCTCCTCCCATGGCATACCCGAGGACGCCGCGCTGGTACGCCACGGACTGCGGTCCCAGTCCGACGCCGGGGCCGCCCTCGCCGAACTGCGGGCGCTGCCCTCGCCTCCCACGGCGCTCTTCACCACCAACGACCTGATCACCATGGGCGTGATGGACGGACTCGGCGGGCCCGACCCCGTGGCCCTGGTCGGGTTCGACGACTTTCCACTGGCCGACCGGCTCAGCCCGCCGCTCAGCGTCGTCAGCCAGGATCCGGTGGCGCTCGGCGCCACAGCCGCCGGCCTCCTCTTCTCCCGCATCGACGGCGACCGCTCCGCACCCCGCTCGGTCGTCCTGCTGACCCGCCTCATCGTGCGGGGCCACCCAAGACCGGGCGAGCGGCGCCCGGGGCTACCGGAACAACCCCTCGGGCAGATAGGCGGACCGTAG
- a CDS encoding tetratricopeptide repeat protein: MYGKAFAPEYRGTLGELSVNTSLAEVLAKAVEERRRAEADGSGVELAHAGLAVAEASRRLGLVEEAERAWKDSYRAARDAGDEGAMAWAMWSGGTLSRQRGHLALARRLLTRAAELAERGDDIVARGYCLAGLAETGRIQGDYEAVGRLHEQLLAEARRRGEARHTVWALEGIAQMHRNTGSFDRALALFEEAAHIAGEAGDDRGRAWALRGIADVRSAQGDAERALELLTEAETLCRAIQLVSALAYNHKMRGNVLFRAGRHAEAEECYSEALEEFRAMGEPRGEALARLGLVKARARQGWERQRTAAELEELERAFAAIGLLRGGDMIDQARAELGIADVDAGPAGSRAAADVAVIR, encoded by the coding sequence ATGTACGGCAAGGCGTTCGCCCCGGAGTACCGGGGGACCTTGGGGGAGCTGTCGGTCAACACCTCACTGGCGGAGGTGCTGGCCAAGGCGGTCGAGGAGCGGCGGCGCGCCGAAGCCGACGGCAGCGGCGTGGAGTTGGCGCACGCCGGGCTCGCCGTCGCCGAGGCGAGCCGGCGGCTCGGCCTGGTCGAGGAGGCCGAGCGGGCGTGGAAGGACAGCTACCGCGCGGCCCGTGACGCCGGCGACGAGGGCGCGATGGCCTGGGCGATGTGGAGCGGTGGCACCCTGTCGCGCCAGCGCGGACACCTCGCCCTGGCCAGGCGCCTGCTCACGCGGGCCGCCGAACTCGCCGAGCGGGGCGACGACATCGTGGCGCGCGGCTACTGTCTCGCGGGTCTCGCCGAGACCGGACGCATCCAGGGCGACTACGAGGCCGTCGGCCGCCTCCATGAGCAGCTGCTCGCCGAGGCGCGGCGGCGCGGCGAGGCCAGGCACACGGTGTGGGCACTCGAAGGCATCGCGCAGATGCACCGCAACACCGGATCCTTCGACCGTGCGCTCGCCCTGTTCGAGGAGGCGGCGCACATAGCCGGGGAGGCCGGGGACGACCGGGGCCGGGCCTGGGCGCTGCGCGGGATCGCCGATGTGCGCTCCGCGCAGGGCGATGCGGAGCGGGCGCTGGAGCTGCTGACCGAGGCGGAGACCCTGTGCCGGGCGATCCAGCTGGTCAGCGCGCTGGCGTACAACCACAAGATGCGGGGCAACGTGCTGTTCCGGGCGGGGCGCCACGCCGAGGCGGAGGAGTGCTACAGCGAGGCGCTGGAGGAGTTCCGCGCGATGGGTGAACCGCGCGGGGAGGCGCTGGCCCGGCTCGGCCTGGTGAAGGCGCGGGCCCGCCAGGGGTGGGAGAGGCAACGCACGGCGGCCGAACTGGAGGAGCTGGAGCGGGCGTTCGCCGCCATCGGGCTGCTGCGCGGCGGCGACATGATCGACCAGGCACGCGCCGAGCTGGGAATCGCCGACGTGGACGCCGGTCCCGCAGGCTCCCGTGCCGCCGCCGATGTCGCCGTCATCCGCTGA